The segment GAGGATACCTTTGATTGCTGAGACCCCTTTGGCAAGACCAGAGCGAAGCATTTCTACGCAATGAAGTAAAGTAATGCGGTCAGGAACAGGGGACGCAGAGGGGGACGACAATTCGCAATTGTCAATGGGCGTAGCCCATTGCGTTAGCGTAGCGGGGCGTAGCCCATTGCGAATTGGTATAACCGCTCCCTGCTCCTTGTCCTCTTCCCCTACCGTAGTATCCACCCCCTCACAATGGGAGTTCCCTATACCATTATGGGGGGGGGTGAATACGGGGGGTGAAACAGCATCAACGCTAGAGTGGGACTGCATTTGGGCGTAAGAGTCACGTTTGGCTTGACGATGGGCGATGACTTTTCGGGCAAATTCCAATTCTGCCTTTGAGAGTGAGAAAAATTTCACCTGCATTCCACGCTTGCCTTGCTTACGATAAGTTAGCTTCAGTCCCAATTGTTCGAGCAGGGTGGCCAGTAACCAAATGGGTTGACAATCGGGTGGGATAGTAAACCCAAGAATTGCTTTAATATGAGCCGCACAATCAACTGCGATCTCCGTCATATTATATAGATGTGGGTCAGAAGCTGTAATGTCCTCCCCGGCGACTAATCTTTGTAAGATGTGATGCAGCCCCAGGTTAAAACGAGCTAGCCACTTGGCAGAATAATTCCCCCAGTCCATACAAAACGGTAGTTTGTCTCGTTCCGCGCGGTCTTTATTGGTGACAAATGCTGGGGGAACGGGGTACTGTTTACCAGTATTGGAGTCAATGATTGTTTCATCTGGTGGTGAGAGAATAGATTCCAGTGATGCGATCGCCGTAATTAATCTACCGCCGTCATCTTTCTCAACCAGTTCTGGGGTAACTTCCATGCCGTAAGCATCATGAATGCGGAATTTTTCACATTCCACAATTTCGTCAGGTGAAAGATAGTCTTTAGTTTGCCTTGCGCGATATTCACTTTTGGAGATATTGTTAGCTTCGGCGACGGCATAATGATGAGCAGTGTCTAGAGCATCCGCCGCTTGTTTCAAATTTGACCAAGCCAGAGCATCATTCTCATCACCCACACTTATAATGTGATTGCCCATTTGGGTTAATAAATCACGGAGGTCAGCCCGGAGATTATTCAGGGATTGGTGACGTGCCGCTTTAATTTGACAATAAGCATCCATTGCCCATTCTTTTTCAGCACCCCGCTTTCCAGTTTCTCGGTCAATTCGCAGTAAAAAAGCGGTGATTTCGTTGGTTTGCAATAACCTTTCTTTGATTTTAGTGGGGTTGGTAGTTTGATAACCAAAGGGAGGTTTGGGGGCTACCCAAACATGAATGGGTACTTTCGGACGATAACGCCACAGCTGTTGAGCGCATTCGGTAGCAGTTTGCGAAACTCCATGAAATACGCCAAACACTAAATCAAAATGAAAGTCGGGAATGTCTACACCAGTTCCCAAGGAAGGAGAGGTGAACAAAGCATCTATATTCTTAACGGCGTTGGTGATGTCTTTGATAAACGCTACGTTTTCTTCACTACCAGAATTATCGGAATGAATTGACCAAATTCGTAGGGAGGAATTGGAGCAGAGGGGCAGAGGGGCAGAGGGGCAATTCTTGTATAAGTCCTCTCCCCTGCTCCCCCTCTCCCCTGCCTCTTCAACTCGCACACTAAACATTTTTTCAAGTTTCTTAATAAATCGTTTCGAGTCGGACACAACCATGATTTTCTGCCCAGACATGAGTGCGGCGGCGATTTGAGCAACCAACGCTGATGAATCCTGACCTTCATACCAATAGATAGTGCGTGAGCCATTCTTCCACTCATTCTGGATAATGACTGGTTGTTCACCTTCGGGACGCATGACACGAAAGAAGTCGATGGTGACATCATCCATGTGAGCATCGGCAATCACGACCATTGGGGCATTGTAGACAATATAATGTAATACTTCCAAAATGGCGGCGCGATGTTCTTTGCAAGTGTTACTGAGTAACAGGTGCGTGAGGTATTGGCAGGCTTCATCAATGAAGACGCAGCCGTAAGTTAATGCTTGGGTGTTGAGCTTATGTAAACTATCAATAGTAATGGACAATGCTGTAGCTTTGGCCATGCCTGTGTAACCAAGGTCAGAATACATTTCAGTTTTCAGGCGTTCAGCTAAATTCTTGAGCAAGTTAACACGATGCCCATTGTTAAGAAATCTTTGATCTGGATGAGCGTCACGCCATCGCCGCATGAGTTCGGTCTTACCAGTTCCCATGTCGCTGATTAGTACAATTAAACCAGTACGGGGAAATACGAAATATTTGGGTTCTTGATGATGGGACTTTTTGCGCCTGTATCTGTTCAATGATTGCTCAGTTTCAGATTGTTCGGTTTCAGATTGCTCAGTAAGGAGTTGACACCATTCCACTAGGGGATCAGGTAGGGAGCTATTCAGGAGCAGAGGGGCAGAGGGGCTACTCAGGGGCAGAGAGGCAGAGGGGCAATTTTTGTATAAGTCCTCTCCCCTGCTCCCCTGCTCCCCTGCTCCCCTGCTCCTGAATAGCTCCCCTGCCTCCTTAATTTCTTCTTCTTTGACGAGCAGTGCTTGAGTCAAATATTGAACATCGACTATGATATCTGGTTTATACTTTCTTAGCCCCCGGTGCTTGATGAGGAACGATTGCTGGTAATCTTTCAGTGATAAGGCATCGTTGGCGATCGCTGTCAGTAATTTGTTGGATTCATCTCCTCGTGCGACGACGAAATCATCTACTCCTTTCTCTGTTCCCGGCAGTAATGCTACTTCACAGATGCAACCAGCCGCTTCAATCGCTTTGCCTGTGCGAACTGTAGCTTGAAAAACTGACCAGCGAGTTTTCAGTTTGGTTTCATAGTCAAAGAGAATTTGGAATTTGCGCCCCGGTTGCGCTAGCGGTATTAAGTCTGGATGTAGTCTCTCATCAAAATCCTGTTTCCCCACTCGCCCGTTCCAAATTCCAGGTAGCGCGATCGCTACAAATCCTAAACTCAGTAAACAGGCCGCTTTCTTCTCACCTTCGCAAAGTATAATTGGGATTTCGGGGTGTCTTATTACCCATTCCCAGAATATCAGTGCGTTAAGCCAATCTTGCAAACGCAGTGCTAAAGGTGAATGATATCGCTTAATGTTATAGCGTTTCGCTACCAAATCCCAAACATAGTCGGACACATCAAAGTACGTGACTCGGTTTGGAGTTTTGGGTGGGGACTCGTACTTAACAACCTTACCTTTAAGCCAGTCAATGCGGGGATTAGTGGGTTTGAGTCTTCCCCACTCCATTGGTCGCCAGTTGTTGAGGGGGTCTAGTCCCGATATCCACGTCCCTCCCGCCAGTAAATGCACATAAGCCTTCAAAAACCCGTCTGTGACTCGACCGGCATTTTTTCGGGGGATGGCCGGAGAGATGAATAAATACTCGTAAACTGACTGTCCTTCAATATGTAAGAAGTTACGTTCGATGAGCGAGGGATGAATCGCACTCCCAAAGGCTAGCTCATGATACTCTGCCGCCGTCAGGTTGTTGGGGTATTCAGGAATTTCTTTTGAAAACACTTGATCCCCAACGCCCCATTGTTTAGGGCATTGGTTATTTAACACAGTAGATTCCTCTGATAACTTGGTTTTCCAGTTTCAGAGGGGGTTTTTCACACTGCTACTGTTTTTTGCTACAAAATTCAGGGTTTTTCTTCATCAAACTTAACTTGACAAAATCTTTAAAATTTTGACAGCTAAAACTGCCACACAATTTTTGTAAATTCGTGTGGCTTCTCGTATAATACGAGAAGTAGTGCGGGAATCTTAGACAAGTCAGTGGTTTCCAGTCGCCAAACTATCTGCCACTTTCTTTGTCAATAGGAGTCCAACCCCGCTCTGCAAGATATTTGATTTTTATTTTTGGGCAAGATGCTATACAATAGGGCGTTTTGCCTTTATTTTTGTCCTCCCTTTCAATATTAGATGGTTGATCACTTGATACTTAGCAATCAAGAACATTGTAATGTATATTGCTAAGTTCAAACTTGGCTCTTGGATTTTAGCGTTATGGAATTAGAGTACCAATTTTGCTCACAGAAATCTATTTCTGTCGAAAATCAAGATAATATGATGTTATCATAAGGATTGCCTTGTATCAAAAAATCTGTGTATTACACTTCATATACTGGATTATCCTGTGTATGTTACTGCATTTCACAATACAATCATTTTGCAGGCAATAAAAATTTTATTTATAAAGGTGTAACATTTTTAAGAACTAAATAGCCATAAATAAAACTTATTGATAGAAAGTTAAGACTTTTTGTTTACTAAAGACATACACAAGAGGATAGCTATGGAACTGAACGAAGCGATTGAAGTAATAAATAAGTTGGTGTTTGCAAAGCAAGGAAGATGGCTAGAGGATACAGAAAAGATTGTTATAAAAGCAGCTTGGCTAGACATAGAATACAAAGAAATAGCAGAAAACACTGAGTATGGGTTTGAACTGCTACAACGTCGTGTAGCACCAAACCTGTGGTTATTATTGACAGGGATTTTAGGAAATGGAGAAAAAGTTACGAAAAAGAGGCTCAGGGCAATTATAGAAAGGCAATCTAATAATAAATTTATTAATAGTAAGCTAGATTTTAAATTTTTTAAAATTTTAGGAGATTGTCCACCTGAAATAGTTAACTTTTATGGAAGAGTCCCGGAATTAGCAATGTTGAAGGAGTTAGTGTTTCGGGAAAGATGCGTAGCCGTTCTAGGAGCAGCTGGAATTGGAAAGAGTGCTTTAGTGTCCAAGTTGCTTCAGGTTCTAGATACTAAAGATTGTCCTTTCGATGGTTGTATATGGAAATCTATTGCTTATAGTCCATCTTTATCCAGTCTAGTTGTTAATTTTCTTAAACTAATAGGAGAATTAGAGAATCAAAATCTT is part of the Nostoc sp. UHCC 0870 genome and harbors:
- a CDS encoding plasmid replication protein, CyRepA1 family translates to MFSKEIPEYPNNLTAAEYHELAFGSAIHPSLIERNFLHIEGQSVYEYLFISPAIPRKNAGRVTDGFLKAYVHLLAGGTWISGLDPLNNWRPMEWGRLKPTNPRIDWLKGKVVKYESPPKTPNRVTYFDVSDYVWDLVAKRYNIKRYHSPLALRLQDWLNALIFWEWVIRHPEIPIILCEGEKKAACLLSLGFVAIALPGIWNGRVGKQDFDERLHPDLIPLAQPGRKFQILFDYETKLKTRWSVFQATVRTGKAIEAAGCICEVALLPGTEKGVDDFVVARGDESNKLLTAIANDALSLKDYQQSFLIKHRGLRKYKPDIIVDVQYLTQALLVKEEEIKEAGELFRSRGAGEQGSRGEDLYKNCPSASLPLSSPSAPLLLNSSLPDPLVEWCQLLTEQSETEQSETEQSLNRYRRKKSHHQEPKYFVFPRTGLIVLISDMGTGKTELMRRWRDAHPDQRFLNNGHRVNLLKNLAERLKTEMYSDLGYTGMAKATALSITIDSLHKLNTQALTYGCVFIDEACQYLTHLLLSNTCKEHRAAILEVLHYIVYNAPMVVIADAHMDDVTIDFFRVMRPEGEQPVIIQNEWKNGSRTIYWYEGQDSSALVAQIAAALMSGQKIMVVSDSKRFIKKLEKMFSVRVEEAGERGSRGEDLYKNCPSAPLPLCSNSSLRIWSIHSDNSGSEENVAFIKDITNAVKNIDALFTSPSLGTGVDIPDFHFDLVFGVFHGVSQTATECAQQLWRYRPKVPIHVWVAPKPPFGYQTTNPTKIKERLLQTNEITAFLLRIDRETGKRGAEKEWAMDAYCQIKAARHQSLNNLRADLRDLLTQMGNHIISVGDENDALAWSNLKQAADALDTAHHYAVAEANNISKSEYRARQTKDYLSPDEIVECEKFRIHDAYGMEVTPELVEKDDGGRLITAIASLESILSPPDETIIDSNTGKQYPVPPAFVTNKDRAERDKLPFCMDWGNYSAKWLARFNLGLHHILQRLVAGEDITASDPHLYNMTEIAVDCAAHIKAILGFTIPPDCQPIWLLATLLEQLGLKLTYRKQGKRGMQVKFFSLSKAELEFARKVIAHRQAKRDSYAQMQSHSSVDAVSPPVFTPPHNGIGNSHCEGVDTTVGEEDKEQGAVIPIRNGLRPATLTQWATPIDNCELSSPSASPVPDRITLLHCVEMLRSGLAKGVSAIKGILKRWSTDLRWQTVLELEAIAPDQMRNLEQSVPDFYQWLSEDVLPMET